One segment of Thermococcus profundus DNA contains the following:
- the ubiE gene encoding bifunctional demethylmenaquinone methyltransferase/2-methoxy-6-polyprenyl-1,4-benzoquinol methylase UbiE, with product MVRELFNSIASRYDLANRLISLDLDCCWRRKTCEEALKALPPAGKIKVLDVACGTGDMLRCLRKKLGEKGISGDFYGLDCSENMLEVAKKKVPFAKLVPGFAEKIPFDDGSFDLITVAFGVRNFSDRKRAIKELYRVLKPGGVLAVLEFSRNPSVLGKLAWFYTERVVPLVGGLITGNKKAYTYLVESIGKFPHPEELAREFESAGFSTLKLRWFFPRIAFLLLLRKGR from the coding sequence TTGGTAAGGGAGCTGTTTAACAGCATAGCCAGTCGTTACGACCTGGCCAACAGGCTGATAAGCCTCGACCTCGACTGCTGCTGGAGGAGGAAAACCTGCGAAGAGGCGTTAAAGGCCCTCCCGCCGGCTGGTAAAATCAAAGTTCTTGACGTCGCCTGCGGAACAGGGGACATGCTCCGCTGTCTCAGGAAGAAGCTCGGAGAGAAAGGCATCAGTGGGGATTTCTACGGCCTCGACTGCAGTGAGAACATGCTTGAAGTCGCCAAAAAGAAGGTTCCCTTCGCGAAACTCGTTCCTGGATTCGCAGAGAAAATACCCTTCGACGACGGGAGCTTTGATCTCATAACAGTTGCCTTCGGCGTCAGGAACTTTTCCGACAGGAAAAGAGCCATTAAAGAGCTTTACAGGGTTTTAAAGCCAGGCGGAGTCTTGGCTGTTCTGGAATTTTCGCGGAATCCCTCTGTTCTCGGAAAGCTCGCGTGGTTCTACACGGAGAGGGTAGTTCCTCTCGTTGGTGGGCTGATAACGGGCAATAAAAAGGCCTACACCTATCTCGTCGAGTCCATAGGGAAGTTTCCTCATCCGGAGGAGCTGGCGAGAGAATTTGAAAGCGCTGGGTTCTCAACGTTGAAGCTCCGCTGGTTCTTCCCCAGGATAGCCTTCCTCCTCCTTCTGAGAAAGGGCCGTTAA
- a CDS encoding NAD-dependent epimerase/dehydratase family protein, translating into MEVILTGGTGFIGGFLRVELIQMGHEVVIPTRRDIAIPGVKTIRVNGEPEEYGRLVEELNPDAVINLLGVLRGDYHKTHVAIPREIARACNSCRLIHMSALGADEDSEIPYFRTKALGEEEVRKVKSYAIARPSLVLGPGQRLFHDALKWRVFPNLKTPVQPIDVRDLVKIIGEILERNENLEVNLCGEKVIALGELVSEVFSSAGRRVLILPVPEGLLHLAGKFSPSVKMALKPNTCKRNDAPSFLKPIPLEESIRWTAEGLR; encoded by the coding sequence ATGGAGGTAATCCTGACCGGCGGAACCGGCTTCATAGGCGGATTTCTGAGGGTCGAGCTCATCCAAATGGGACATGAGGTAGTGATCCCGACGAGGAGAGACATAGCCATCCCCGGTGTAAAAACTATCAGAGTTAATGGAGAGCCTGAAGAATACGGGAGGCTCGTTGAAGAGCTGAATCCAGATGCGGTAATAAACCTCCTCGGCGTTCTCAGAGGTGATTACCATAAAACCCATGTGGCCATCCCTAGGGAGATAGCCAGGGCTTGCAACTCATGCAGGTTAATCCATATGAGCGCCCTCGGTGCCGACGAGGACTCGGAAATCCCCTACTTCCGAACCAAAGCCCTCGGAGAGGAGGAAGTGAGAAAGGTTAAGAGCTACGCGATAGCTAGACCTTCCCTCGTCCTCGGGCCGGGTCAGAGGCTCTTCCACGATGCCCTTAAGTGGAGGGTCTTTCCAAATCTAAAAACCCCAGTCCAGCCAATAGACGTGAGGGATTTAGTGAAGATCATCGGGGAAATCCTCGAGAGGAATGAGAACCTTGAGGTGAACCTCTGCGGCGAAAAGGTGATAGCGCTGGGTGAACTCGTCAGCGAGGTCTTCTCGTCAGCTGGAAGGAGAGTGCTCATCCTTCCAGTTCCAGAGGGCCTTCTCCACCTCGCTGGGAAGTTCAGTCCAAGCGTTAAGATGGCCCTTAAGCCGAACACCTGCAAGCGAAACGATGCGCCTTCCTTTCTCAAACCTATCCCGCTCGAGGAGTCAATACGCTGGACGGCGGAGGGGTTGCGGTGA
- a CDS encoding class I SAM-dependent methyltransferase produces the protein MRYDIASYIYEPINTLLEVPTGIRKARRELIRRARGKVIELGVGTGLNLPFYPEGVEVVGIDISEKMLEKARKKRSKAKVSLMKADARKLPFPDNSFDTAVSTFFLCVIPEKEVVVREIRRVLKSGGVLLAMECSPPDNLLFRAFLNGLSAITSRITGTNFRTDIGKLLVENGFSIARERKLANGAVRVLTALSQKEEEGYPGEEPAELQR, from the coding sequence GTGAGGTACGACATAGCCAGCTACATCTACGAGCCGATAAACACGCTCCTCGAAGTCCCTACGGGGATACGGAAGGCGAGAAGGGAACTCATCAGGAGGGCCAGGGGTAAGGTTATTGAGCTGGGTGTTGGAACGGGCCTGAACCTTCCGTTCTATCCAGAAGGCGTTGAAGTCGTCGGGATAGATATCAGCGAGAAGATGCTCGAGAAGGCCAGGAAAAAGCGTTCGAAGGCGAAGGTTTCGCTTATGAAGGCCGATGCACGAAAGTTGCCCTTTCCGGATAACTCCTTTGACACTGCCGTTTCGACTTTCTTTCTCTGTGTTATCCCCGAGAAGGAGGTAGTTGTTAGGGAAATCCGGAGGGTTCTCAAGTCCGGCGGAGTTCTCCTTGCAATGGAGTGTTCTCCACCTGATAACCTCCTCTTCAGGGCGTTCCTAAATGGTCTCAGTGCGATAACGAGCAGAATAACTGGGACCAATTTCAGAACCGATATCGGGAAGCTCTTGGTGGAGAACGGGTTTTCAATAGCTAGGGAGAGAAAGCTCGCCAACGGGGCTGTAAGGGTTTTAACGGCCCTTTCTCAGAAGGAGGAGGAAGGCTATCCTGGGGAAGAACCAGCGGAGCTTCAACGTTGA